In a single window of the Bradyrhizobium erythrophlei genome:
- a CDS encoding SDR family oxidoreductase codes for MSLKDKNVVVTGGSRGLGLGLVEALVAHGARVTVVARDTDALDSVRNRLGVATISADVTDETAAHRVLGEVRPDILALNAGTKPPMGRLDQMTWADFTAPWEHDVKAGLHWLQAALNLPLKPGSRVLVVSSGAAVDGSPMSGGYGGAKRMLWFMARYANRVSQQRELGIVFQTILPRQMVLGTGIGDTAAGAYARAMGIKPEAFVARFGTPMPPRMFGENVVAVLDDPIHAEGFAFGLTGAAGVTMIEGFAD; via the coding sequence ATGAGCCTCAAAGACAAGAATGTCGTCGTCACCGGCGGAAGCCGTGGTCTTGGCCTCGGACTGGTCGAGGCCCTGGTGGCGCACGGCGCCAGGGTGACGGTCGTGGCCCGCGACACCGATGCACTCGACTCCGTTCGCAACCGGCTGGGGGTCGCCACGATCTCCGCCGATGTAACGGACGAGACCGCCGCGCATCGCGTTCTCGGCGAGGTCCGGCCGGACATCCTGGCGCTGAACGCCGGCACGAAGCCGCCGATGGGGCGATTGGATCAGATGACCTGGGCAGATTTCACCGCCCCCTGGGAACACGATGTCAAAGCGGGGCTGCATTGGCTGCAGGCCGCGCTGAATCTGCCGCTCAAGCCCGGGAGTCGCGTGCTGGTAGTATCGAGCGGTGCGGCCGTGGATGGATCACCAATGTCGGGCGGCTATGGCGGCGCCAAGCGCATGCTCTGGTTCATGGCCCGGTACGCCAATCGCGTTTCACAGCAAAGGGAGCTCGGTATCGTCTTCCAGACCATCCTCCCGCGGCAGATGGTTCTGGGCACCGGGATCGGCGACACGGCTGCGGGCGCCTACGCGCGGGCTATGGGCATCAAGCCCGAGGCGTTCGTGGCCCGCTTCGGGACGCCGATGCCGCCGAGGATGTTCGGTGAGAATGTGGTGGCGGTGCTGGACGACCCGATTCATGCCGAAGGCTTTGCCTTTGGGCTGACCGGCGCCGCCGGCGTCACGATGATCGAGGGGTTTGCCGATTGA
- a CDS encoding sigma-70 family RNA polymerase sigma factor, with protein sequence MSAGSQPLERDRRAQLLALAEELRPELHRYCARLMGSVIDGEDVVQDTLVRAFAALQDLKSEDFDETPPLRPWLFRIAHNRALDLLRGGAVRAAEPIDAASDVADPSSPDPVEMLMRQEAVKTAVSRFVELPTLQRSVVILKDVLDESLIDIAALLDLTVDAVKGHLARGRSRLREINAQARPPAATRPASAAAARYAALFNRRDWDALRALLADDVKLKQSAHPLRVGRADVGMFFTIYARSNVWLVPAWLEGREVIAVFEERADPKPSYMMWLGWCDGRISFIRDYRHVRYVAADAELALAPNVDPAGRADAH encoded by the coding sequence TTGAGTGCAGGGTCGCAGCCGCTGGAGCGCGACCGCCGGGCGCAGCTCCTCGCTTTGGCCGAGGAGCTGCGGCCCGAACTACATCGCTATTGCGCGCGTCTGATGGGATCGGTGATCGACGGCGAGGACGTTGTGCAGGACACTTTGGTCCGGGCTTTCGCAGCGTTGCAAGACCTTAAGTCGGAAGACTTCGACGAGACGCCGCCGCTTCGACCCTGGCTGTTTCGGATAGCCCATAACCGCGCGCTCGACCTGCTGCGCGGCGGGGCGGTGCGCGCGGCCGAACCGATCGACGCCGCCAGTGACGTTGCCGACCCGTCCAGCCCCGACCCCGTGGAGATGCTGATGCGCCAGGAAGCGGTCAAAACCGCGGTGTCGCGCTTTGTCGAGCTGCCGACCCTGCAGCGCAGCGTCGTCATCCTCAAGGACGTGCTCGACGAGTCGCTGATCGACATCGCGGCTCTGCTTGACCTCACGGTAGACGCGGTGAAGGGCCATCTGGCGCGGGGCCGCTCGCGTCTTCGGGAAATCAATGCGCAAGCCCGGCCGCCTGCGGCGACGCGCCCGGCGTCCGCCGCCGCGGCCCGCTATGCGGCCCTCTTCAACCGGCGCGACTGGGACGCCCTGCGGGCACTGTTGGCCGACGACGTGAAGCTCAAGCAGTCCGCGCACCCGCTTCGCGTCGGACGTGCGGATGTCGGCATGTTTTTCACCATCTATGCCAGGAGCAATGTTTGGCTTGTGCCTGCATGGCTCGAGGGGAGGGAAGTGATCGCGGTGTTCGAGGAACGCGCCGATCCGAAACCCAGTTACATGATGTGGCTTGGGTGGTGCGACGGCCGGATCAGCTTCATCCGCGATTACCGCCATGTCCGCTATGTCGCCGCTGACGCGGAACTGGCACTTGCGCCGAACGTCGATCCCGCAGGCCGTGCCGACGCGCATTGA
- a CDS encoding PQQ-binding-like beta-propeller repeat protein → MKRSAAEVIREYGPFPGVDRVGGVTYDGQSVWIAAGDRLNAFDPASGNTLRSIDVAAHAGTAFDGQHLFQIAEDRIQKIDPNTGHVLATIPAPGGGGDSGLAWAEGTLWVGQYRERRIHQVDPQTGAILRTIECSRFVTGVTWVDDELWHGTWEGDESDVRRVDPRTGEVLERLDMPPGVAVSGLESDGGDRFFCGGGNSGKVRAVRRPRRVSKAGSGSAMPVDSTSK, encoded by the coding sequence ATGAAGAGATCCGCAGCCGAAGTCATCCGTGAATATGGACCCTTTCCGGGCGTCGACCGCGTCGGTGGGGTCACATATGATGGTCAGTCCGTCTGGATCGCCGCCGGCGACAGACTGAACGCCTTCGATCCCGCGAGCGGGAACACGCTGCGCTCGATCGATGTCGCCGCGCATGCAGGAACGGCCTTCGATGGCCAGCACCTGTTCCAGATCGCCGAGGATCGCATCCAGAAGATCGATCCCAACACCGGCCATGTGCTCGCGACGATTCCGGCGCCCGGCGGCGGCGGTGATTCCGGGCTCGCCTGGGCCGAAGGGACGCTCTGGGTGGGGCAATATCGGGAGCGCAGGATTCATCAGGTCGATCCGCAGACGGGCGCCATCCTTCGCACCATCGAGTGCAGCCGCTTCGTCACCGGGGTCACCTGGGTCGACGACGAACTCTGGCACGGCACCTGGGAAGGTGACGAGAGCGATGTGAGGCGGGTCGATCCTCGAACCGGAGAGGTCCTGGAAAGGCTCGATATGCCGCCCGGCGTCGCCGTGTCGGGACTGGAGTCCGACGGCGGCGACCGGTTCTTCTGCGGCGGCGGCAACAGCGGCAAGGTGCGCGCGGTCCGCCGGCCCAGGCGAGTCTCGAAGGCGGGCAGCGGCTCGGCGATGCCTGTTGACTCCACGAGCAAGTAG
- a CDS encoding helix-turn-helix domain-containing protein — MDSLITAAARALAAGDVLGALKRVALRGDAPALALRGIAMAQLGDLVRAKALLRSAARAFGAKEAVARARCVVAEAEIALVSRDLGWPAKALDTARATLEAHGDRVNAAHARNLWVRRLLLIGRLDEAEHALAGLDPAPFPPALKAAHELVVAGIAMRRLQTRTARAALARAGHAARDAGIPALTAEVESASLVLDTPAARLISGGGERPLLLGDVEALLASKALVVDACRYAVRDARTVVSLATRPVLFALARALAEAWPGDVPRSTLVARAFRGKHADESHRARLRVEIGRLRAELRTLADVSATKRGFALAPRRAAEVVVLAPPVDEPHAAVLAFLADGESWSSSALAIALGASPRTVQRALDALAAAGKVAPFGRGRARRWMTPPVPGFPTILLLPGPLPGD, encoded by the coding sequence ATGGACTCACTGATAACAGCCGCGGCGCGCGCGCTGGCGGCGGGCGATGTCCTCGGCGCATTGAAGCGGGTCGCTCTGCGCGGCGACGCGCCGGCGCTGGCGCTGCGCGGCATCGCGATGGCGCAGCTCGGCGATCTCGTTCGGGCCAAGGCCCTGCTGCGAAGCGCGGCGCGCGCGTTCGGTGCGAAAGAGGCCGTGGCCCGCGCGAGGTGCGTCGTCGCCGAGGCCGAGATCGCACTGGTCTCGCGCGACCTCGGCTGGCCCGCAAAAGCGCTCGACACAGCGAGGGCGACCCTCGAAGCCCATGGCGACCGCGTCAATGCCGCGCATGCGCGGAATCTCTGGGTACGGCGCCTGCTCCTGATCGGACGCCTCGATGAGGCCGAGCATGCGCTCGCCGGGCTCGATCCCGCGCCCTTCCCGCCCGCGCTGAAGGCGGCCCATGAGCTGGTCGTTGCGGGGATCGCGATGCGGCGCCTTCAAACAAGGACGGCACGCGCGGCACTCGCCCGGGCCGGGCATGCCGCGCGCGACGCCGGGATACCCGCGCTGACCGCGGAGGTCGAAAGCGCATCCCTCGTCCTCGACACGCCGGCGGCGCGCCTGATTTCGGGTGGCGGGGAGCGACCGCTCCTGCTCGGGGATGTCGAGGCGCTGCTGGCGTCGAAGGCGCTCGTCGTCGACGCGTGCCGTTATGCCGTGCGTGACGCGCGCACGGTGGTCTCGCTCGCGACGCGCCCGGTCCTGTTCGCGCTGGCGCGCGCTCTGGCTGAAGCCTGGCCCGGAGACGTGCCGAGGAGCACGCTGGTGGCGCGCGCGTTCCGGGGAAAGCACGCCGATGAATCGCATCGCGCCCGGTTGCGGGTCGAAATCGGCCGGCTTCGCGCCGAGTTGCGGACGCTGGCCGACGTGAGCGCGACCAAGCGAGGCTTTGCGCTGGCGCCGCGACGCGCCGCCGAGGTCGTGGTGCTGGCGCCGCCGGTCGACGAACCGCATGCGGCGGTGCTCGCCTTCCTCGCCGACGGCGAATCCTGGTCGAGTTCGGCGCTGGCGATCGCACTCGGCGCCAGCCCGCGCACCGTGCAGCGCGCGCTCGACGCGCTTGCGGCGGCAGGCAAGGTGGCGCCGTTCGGTCGCGGCCGCGCGCGTCGCTGGATGACGCCGCCGGTGCCGGGATTCCCGACAATCTTGTTACTCCCGGGTCCACTGCCGGGCGACTAG
- a CDS encoding DUF899 domain-containing protein: MTEHKTGTREQWLAARLELLEAEKELTRRGDEVARRRQALPWVRLDKDYQFETEDGNVSLADLFKGRSQLLVYHFMFGPDYTAGCPSCSAIADGFDGFVAHLANHDVMLSAVSRAPLAKLQAYKRRMGWTFPWASSRGSDFNFDFNVAFTEAQQRGGTVEYNYRLGGHAMDAATVPAPVAQFAATCGTDASTYRRDLPGLSAFVIEDGVVYHTYSTYARGVDGLWGMYQWLDRAPRGRNETGPWWRRHDEYDKGGSVARGGHHHAASSGCGAQG, translated from the coding sequence ATGACGGAACACAAGACCGGAACACGTGAACAGTGGCTGGCGGCGCGGCTCGAACTGCTTGAGGCAGAGAAGGAACTCACCCGGCGCGGCGACGAGGTGGCGCGGCGGCGTCAGGCGCTGCCGTGGGTCCGCCTCGACAAGGACTACCAATTCGAGACCGAAGACGGAAACGTCTCGCTGGCAGATCTGTTCAAGGGGCGCTCGCAGCTCCTCGTCTATCACTTCATGTTCGGGCCCGACTACACGGCGGGGTGTCCGTCCTGCTCGGCGATCGCGGACGGGTTCGATGGCTTCGTCGCCCATCTGGCGAACCACGACGTCATGCTTTCGGCGGTGTCGCGGGCACCGCTCGCGAAGCTGCAGGCGTACAAGCGGCGGATGGGGTGGACGTTTCCCTGGGCCTCCTCGCGCGGCAGTGACTTCAACTTCGACTTCAACGTCGCGTTCACCGAGGCGCAGCAACGCGGGGGGACGGTCGAATACAACTACCGGCTCGGCGGCCACGCGATGGACGCGGCAACGGTCCCGGCGCCCGTCGCCCAGTTCGCGGCCACCTGCGGAACTGACGCGTCGACCTACAGGCGCGATCTGCCGGGCCTGAGCGCGTTCGTGATCGAGGACGGCGTCGTCTACCACACCTATTCCACCTATGCGCGCGGCGTGGACGGCCTCTGGGGCATGTATCAGTGGCTCGACCGCGCGCCCAGGGGGCGCAACGAGACGGGCCCGTGGTGGCGCCGTCACGACGAGTACGACAAGGGCGGCTCGGTCGCCCGTGGCGGGCACCATCACGCAGCGAGCTCCGGCTGCGGCGCGCAAGGGTGA
- a CDS encoding SRPBCC family protein codes for MTDAAMKLATQDIVVEEVLPHAPETIWKTLTTGKLVNRWLMKSTGFQPVKDARFTFQTTPAGAWDGVIHCEVLHVTRNERLSYSWQGGHDSNAQYGSLLDTIVTWTLARVDGGTRLRLVHSGFVTPKNDAASKNLGEGWKKVIGKIGAISGEQTETGISHPEMTDTSKT; via the coding sequence ATGACCGACGCCGCAATGAAATTGGCTACACAGGACATCGTGGTCGAGGAAGTGCTTCCGCACGCGCCGGAGACCATCTGGAAAACCCTGACGACCGGCAAGCTCGTCAACCGTTGGCTAATGAAGTCGACAGGGTTCCAGCCTGTGAAAGACGCGCGCTTCACGTTTCAGACGACGCCGGCCGGCGCGTGGGACGGCGTGATCCACTGCGAGGTGCTGCACGTGACGCGCAACGAACGTCTGTCTTATTCGTGGCAAGGCGGCCATGACAGCAATGCGCAATATGGCTCGCTTCTCGACACGATCGTCACCTGGACCCTCGCCAGGGTCGACGGCGGCACAAGGCTTCGTCTCGTGCATTCCGGCTTCGTAACGCCGAAAAACGATGCCGCGTCCAAGAATCTGGGCGAAGGCTGGAAGAAGGTCATCGGCAAGATCGGCGCCATTTCCGGCGAACAGACCGAAACGGGCATCTCCCATCCGGAGATGACCGACACCTCCAAAACGTAA
- a CDS encoding glutathione S-transferase family protein yields the protein MEKIAVWGFRWAPPFAQGLVRDLRVRWALEEAGLAYESRLIGIEERTSDAYRRMHPFAMVPVLESGGETVIESGAIVHSIAEDCEVLMPAGRRTETLAWMFVALNTVEPPVQNLSAMDLLHKEEEWAKLRRPGAVDAVKVRLSVLSERLDGRDYLLGRFTAADILMTTVLRLIRHTDLVAGFSVVDAYVKRCEARPAFQKALRDQMADYAGNAPVAA from the coding sequence ATGGAAAAGATCGCTGTGTGGGGTTTTCGTTGGGCGCCGCCCTTCGCGCAGGGGCTTGTGCGCGATCTACGCGTGCGTTGGGCGCTGGAAGAGGCGGGGCTTGCCTATGAAAGCCGGCTGATCGGCATCGAGGAGCGGACCTCCGATGCCTATCGGCGCATGCATCCTTTTGCGATGGTGCCCGTTCTCGAGTCCGGCGGCGAAACCGTGATCGAGTCGGGCGCGATCGTCCATTCCATCGCCGAAGATTGCGAGGTGCTCATGCCGGCCGGCCGGCGCACCGAAACGCTCGCCTGGATGTTCGTCGCGCTCAATACCGTCGAGCCGCCGGTTCAGAACCTCTCGGCGATGGACCTGCTGCATAAGGAAGAAGAGTGGGCAAAGCTGCGGCGTCCTGGAGCCGTCGATGCGGTGAAGGTGCGGCTCAGCGTGCTTTCCGAACGGCTCGACGGGCGCGATTATCTGCTTGGCCGCTTCACGGCGGCCGACATTCTGATGACGACGGTGCTGAGGCTTATCCGGCATACGGATCTGGTGGCCGGATTCTCCGTAGTCGACGCCTACGTCAAGCGCTGCGAAGCGCGGCCGGCGTTCCAAAAGGCCTTGCGCGATCAGATGGCCGACTACGCAGGCAACGCACCGGTCGCAGCCTGA
- a CDS encoding YncE family protein, translated as MLPRFAIIVTLFLAAEALPGVGSNAVAQPAETAPLQLEAKIPLGSVHGRIDHMAVDLKRQRLFVAELGNASVGVVDLANRKLLQTIAGLKEPQGVGYEPSTDTLYVANAGDGSVRLFEGTEYKPKGQIELGSDADNVRVDTAANRIFIGYGSGALAVIDPAARSKVGDIPVKAHPEGFQIDPDTSQIFVNVPDAHGIAVVDRASQKQTGKWPIPDHGANFPMALDPVRRQVLVIFRAPAELGVFSIIGGKLIATAETCGDSDDLFIDAKRNRVYVSCGAGFLDVLEAKGTTYRRTARIPTVSGARTSFFVPELDRLLVAVRTSTAEPAAIWVFRPIP; from the coding sequence GTGTTACCTCGATTTGCGATAATCGTTACGCTGTTCCTCGCCGCCGAGGCGCTCCCGGGTGTGGGCAGTAATGCGGTTGCCCAGCCGGCGGAAACGGCGCCGCTCCAGCTCGAAGCGAAAATTCCTCTCGGCAGTGTGCACGGGCGCATTGACCACATGGCGGTCGATTTGAAACGGCAGCGGTTGTTCGTGGCCGAACTGGGCAACGCCAGTGTCGGCGTAGTCGATCTCGCCAATCGCAAATTGCTGCAGACGATCGCAGGACTGAAAGAGCCACAGGGAGTCGGCTACGAGCCGTCCACCGACACGCTCTACGTCGCCAACGCCGGCGACGGTTCCGTGCGCTTGTTCGAAGGAACCGAATACAAACCCAAAGGCCAGATCGAGCTTGGCAGCGATGCGGACAATGTCCGCGTCGACACTGCGGCCAATCGGATTTTCATCGGTTATGGGAGCGGTGCACTGGCCGTCATCGATCCCGCCGCCCGCAGCAAAGTTGGCGACATCCCGGTGAAGGCGCACCCCGAAGGCTTTCAGATCGATCCCGATACTAGCCAAATCTTCGTCAATGTGCCGGATGCCCATGGTATCGCCGTCGTCGATCGCGCCTCCCAAAAGCAAACTGGCAAATGGCCGATACCCGATCACGGCGCTAACTTCCCGATGGCCCTGGATCCTGTGCGCCGCCAGGTTCTGGTGATTTTTCGGGCGCCCGCCGAGCTTGGCGTCTTCTCCATAATAGGCGGCAAGCTCATCGCGACCGCCGAGACCTGCGGCGACTCTGACGACTTGTTCATCGATGCGAAGCGCAACCGCGTCTACGTGAGTTGCGGGGCCGGTTTTCTCGATGTTTTAGAGGCGAAAGGGACGACCTATCGGCGGACCGCGCGCATTCCCACCGTGTCTGGGGCACGTACGTCGTTCTTTGTGCCCGAACTTGACCGTCTGCTGGTTGCCGTCCGGACAAGCACGGCCGAACCGGCAGCCATCTGGGTGTTCCGACCGATACCTTGA
- a CDS encoding PepSY domain-containing protein, with product MTRRMMMLTTAGAIALGFAGLAGFAGSNAFAADDEDASQEALIKLLDTAKINLRQGLAASEQQGQPISAKFEVDDGKLQLSVYTAKEGKFFEVLLNYVTGKVLRAEPITEGDDLSAAMEQNEAMANAKTSLQAVVDKTIAQSANIRAVSVVPSMKDGHPIASIDVLTYNQVRAIQQPLD from the coding sequence ATGACGCGAAGAATGATGATGCTCACGACGGCCGGCGCGATAGCTCTCGGATTTGCCGGCCTGGCAGGTTTCGCCGGTAGCAATGCCTTCGCGGCAGACGACGAGGATGCATCGCAAGAAGCGCTCATCAAGCTTTTGGACACCGCCAAGATTAATTTGCGGCAGGGTCTGGCAGCCAGCGAACAGCAGGGTCAGCCGATCTCGGCCAAATTCGAGGTCGACGACGGCAAGCTCCAGCTTTCGGTCTACACCGCGAAGGAAGGCAAGTTTTTCGAGGTGCTGCTCAATTACGTGACCGGCAAGGTTTTGCGAGCCGAGCCCATCACCGAGGGCGACGATCTCTCCGCCGCTATGGAGCAAAACGAGGCGATGGCGAACGCGAAAACGTCTTTGCAAGCTGTGGTCGACAAAACGATAGCCCAGTCGGCGAACATCCGAGCCGTAAGCGTGGTGCCCAGTATGAAGGACGGACATCCGATCGCTTCGATCGATGTACTCACCTACAACCAGGTCAGAGCGATCCAGCAGCCGCTGGATTAG
- the chrA gene encoding chromate efflux transporter: MTMTTTIPEGRIGELVRYFLRLGCLGFGGPVALVGQMERELVNDRKWLTKAQMREAIAICQSLPGPLAIQVGVYVSYLRGGFWGAWAGGWAFILPNFIIVAALGALYVYLGDLQPVTAIFYGVSPAVIALILHSCYRLAKLGMEDWLQWVIATVCLAVTVILQAEVALLFIGAGLVGILYYGSLFRRAPPTALSVTVVPVLAQLAPTASGSILGKLFLFFLKAGSLTFGSGLVIVPFLEQGLVQQFGWLDQRQFLIAVAIGMISPGPVVITATFVGYLVAGFWGSVVSTIGIFLPSFLLVLVAAPLLARHRGNPNVQGFVKGAYAAAIGTILGACILLGRIAIGDWLTCAIGVVSLAILFRWKVSNPLLIAATAVVGLIAFPWLQPDWVMVK; this comes from the coding sequence ATGACAATGACGACAACCATTCCGGAAGGCCGGATCGGCGAACTGGTCCGTTACTTCCTGCGGCTCGGCTGCCTCGGCTTCGGCGGCCCGGTTGCGCTGGTCGGCCAGATGGAACGCGAGCTGGTCAACGACCGCAAATGGCTCACCAAGGCGCAAATGCGCGAGGCGATCGCGATTTGCCAATCGCTGCCCGGACCGCTTGCCATTCAGGTCGGCGTCTATGTCTCTTACCTGCGCGGCGGCTTCTGGGGTGCCTGGGCCGGCGGCTGGGCCTTCATCCTGCCAAACTTCATCATCGTCGCGGCGCTGGGCGCACTCTATGTCTATCTTGGCGACCTGCAGCCGGTGACCGCCATCTTCTACGGTGTGAGTCCCGCCGTCATCGCGCTGATCCTGCATTCCTGCTACCGGCTGGCCAAGCTCGGCATGGAAGACTGGTTGCAGTGGGTGATCGCCACCGTCTGCCTGGCGGTGACCGTCATTCTGCAGGCCGAAGTAGCGCTGCTGTTCATCGGCGCCGGCCTTGTTGGTATCCTCTATTACGGCAGCCTTTTTCGCCGTGCGCCGCCGACGGCGCTTTCGGTAACCGTCGTGCCGGTTCTGGCACAACTCGCGCCAACAGCTTCCGGCTCGATCCTGGGCAAGCTTTTTCTGTTTTTCCTCAAGGCGGGCTCGCTCACCTTTGGCAGCGGCCTTGTGATCGTGCCGTTCCTCGAACAGGGACTTGTGCAACAGTTCGGCTGGCTCGACCAGCGCCAGTTCCTGATCGCGGTCGCCATCGGCATGATTAGCCCTGGACCAGTCGTCATCACCGCGACCTTTGTCGGTTATCTCGTCGCCGGATTCTGGGGCTCGGTGGTCTCGACCATCGGCATTTTCCTGCCGTCGTTTCTGCTGGTGCTGGTCGCCGCGCCGCTGCTGGCGCGCCATCGCGGCAATCCCAACGTGCAGGGATTTGTCAAAGGCGCTTATGCAGCAGCGATAGGAACAATATTAGGCGCCTGCATCCTGCTGGGGCGCATCGCCATCGGCGACTGGCTTACCTGCGCTATTGGGGTGGTCTCACTCGCTATTCTTTTCCGTTGGAAAGTGAGCAACCCGTTGCTGATCGCCGCGACCGCGGTGGTGGGTCTGATCGCGTTCCCGTGGCTGCAGCCAGACTGGGTGATGGTCAAATAG
- a CDS encoding DUF1259 domain-containing protein has product MRKIRLWTATSILAVSFATGASAQNIDWQIFTEPFVTSAHAQEINWQKVDDALGRKPAVSGDVRRYGFPRSDLTVTLDGVTIKPALALGGWVAFKPMHGEAMVMGDLVLLESEINPVMLKMIEGGLDITAVHNHLLRASPATFYMHVGGHGDPARMAAAIHDALAVSKTPLSMPAAAAPPPAVDLDTAQLDQIMGAKGQANGGVYQFNVPRRDPVSMDGTTMTPPAPLGAAIGINFQPTGGGKAAITGDFVLTNDEVNPVIKALRANGIDVTAVHSHMLDEQPRLFFLHFWAVDDALKLAKGLRAALDKTASAKS; this is encoded by the coding sequence ATGCGTAAGATTCGACTTTGGACTGCGACTTCAATTCTCGCGGTCTCGTTTGCCACCGGCGCAAGTGCGCAAAACATCGACTGGCAGATTTTCACGGAGCCGTTCGTGACCTCCGCCCACGCCCAGGAAATCAACTGGCAGAAGGTCGACGACGCGCTCGGCAGGAAGCCTGCGGTCTCCGGTGACGTGCGCCGTTACGGCTTTCCGCGCAGCGATCTCACCGTGACGCTCGACGGCGTCACCATCAAACCGGCCCTGGCGCTTGGCGGCTGGGTTGCGTTCAAGCCGATGCACGGCGAAGCCATGGTGATGGGTGACCTCGTGTTGCTCGAGAGCGAAATCAACCCCGTCATGCTCAAAATGATCGAAGGTGGGCTCGACATCACCGCCGTGCACAATCATCTGCTGCGCGCCAGCCCCGCCACCTTCTACATGCATGTCGGCGGCCACGGCGACCCGGCCAGGATGGCTGCCGCGATCCATGATGCGCTGGCCGTGAGCAAGACGCCGCTTTCGATGCCGGCCGCCGCCGCTCCGCCTCCCGCGGTCGATCTCGATACCGCGCAACTCGATCAAATCATGGGCGCCAAAGGGCAGGCCAACGGCGGCGTCTATCAATTCAACGTGCCGCGCCGCGATCCCGTGAGCATGGACGGCACGACCATGACGCCGCCTGCGCCGCTCGGTGCCGCCATCGGCATCAATTTTCAGCCAACCGGCGGCGGCAAGGCAGCCATCACCGGCGACTTCGTGCTCACCAACGACGAAGTGAATCCAGTGATCAAGGCGTTGCGCGCCAACGGCATCGACGTCACGGCGGTCCACAGTCACATGCTGGACGAGCAGCCGCGGCTGTTCTTCCTGCATTTCTGGGCCGTCGACGACGCGTTGAAGTTGGCGAAGGGCCTGCGCGCCGCACTCGACAAGACGGCGAGCGCGAAGAGCTAG
- a CDS encoding superoxide dismutase — translation MPYQAKPLSLDPKSIKGISEKVLVSHYENNYVGAVKRLNAIGAQLAELDFAKAPNFMINGLKREELIAANSMILHEIYFDGLGGGTGANGALAEAIARDFGSLERWRAEFVAMGKAEGGGSGWVILSYSPRDKRLVNQWAADHSTTLAGGRPVLVLDMYEHAYHMDYGAAAARYVDIYMEAIRWDNAAKLYDQYSHES, via the coding sequence ATGCCTTATCAAGCAAAACCCCTGTCGCTTGATCCAAAGTCGATCAAGGGCATTTCGGAAAAGGTTCTCGTGAGCCATTACGAAAACAACTACGTTGGCGCCGTGAAGCGCCTCAACGCGATCGGCGCGCAGCTGGCCGAGCTGGATTTTGCCAAAGCGCCCAATTTCATGATCAACGGCTTGAAGCGTGAAGAGTTGATCGCTGCGAACTCAATGATCCTGCACGAGATATATTTCGATGGGCTTGGTGGTGGTACCGGCGCGAACGGCGCGTTGGCGGAGGCGATCGCCCGCGATTTCGGCAGCCTTGAGCGCTGGCGCGCGGAATTTGTCGCGATGGGCAAGGCAGAAGGCGGCGGTTCCGGCTGGGTGATCCTGTCTTACTCGCCGCGCGACAAACGCCTCGTCAACCAATGGGCGGCAGACCATAGCACGACACTAGCCGGTGGCCGGCCCGTGCTTGTGCTCGATATGTACGAGCACGCTTATCATATGGATTACGGTGCGGCGGCCGCGCGCTATGTCGACATCTATATGGAGGCAATCCGCTGGGACAACGCCGCGAAGCTGTACGACCAGTACAGCCACGAAAGCTAA
- a CDS encoding family 16 glycoside hydrolase has protein sequence MSRRARIYRVLLAVACVTWVELGGSGLVAATSIDIGKEGVGAAPAEFNVSRGRWKIVGDATATAGLAIEQSGVQTTEDRFPLAIYKTAAVKNAEISLRLKADGGKSDQGGGIAVRLSGPQDYYLVQVDALRDRVLFSLVSNGASEEIAGVDADIASHSWHTLTVRAVDNQFTVSLDGVWVFTGFDRTLSRAGRVALWTKGDSITRFDQIEIEPLQ, from the coding sequence ATGTCGAGGCGAGCACGCATTTATCGTGTGCTCTTGGCTGTTGCGTGCGTCACATGGGTGGAATTGGGCGGAAGTGGCCTGGTCGCCGCAACGAGCATCGACATCGGAAAGGAGGGCGTTGGAGCCGCGCCGGCCGAATTCAATGTATCGCGAGGGCGGTGGAAGATCGTGGGTGACGCGACCGCCACAGCCGGCCTCGCCATCGAACAGTCCGGCGTACAGACGACCGAGGACCGATTCCCGCTCGCAATCTATAAAACTGCGGCGGTCAAGAATGCGGAAATCAGCCTTCGTCTTAAGGCGGACGGAGGAAAGTCAGATCAGGGTGGTGGGATCGCCGTGCGGCTGAGCGGCCCACAAGACTATTATCTTGTTCAAGTGGACGCACTGAGGGACAGAGTTCTTTTCTCTTTGGTGAGCAACGGGGCGTCCGAGGAGATCGCAGGCGTCGATGCCGACATTGCGTCGCACAGTTGGCATACGCTGACGGTTCGGGCGGTAGACAATCAGTTCACCGTCTCGCTCGACGGGGTTTGGGTATTCACCGGGTTCGATAGAACTCTATCCCGTGCAGGCCGCGTCGCACTCTGGACCAAAGGCGACAGCATCACGCGATTCGACCAGATCGAGATCGAACCGTTGCAATGA